From a single Asticcacaulis sp. MM231 genomic region:
- the thrC gene encoding threonine synthase has translation MNYVGTRGFREPRTFAGALLDGLAPDGGLYVPETYPTPDFDLAAASAGDYGDLTEKLLTLFGVDVLGAEAVKKAAARTRAAFLNEAGQVPLVQVEDNLWILELFHGPTLAFKDMAMQMIAPLTDAALAQNGETLTLVTATSGDTGAAAVRAFAGSEHVRLVVFHPLGRVSPVQRLQMTTVEADNVLNIGVEGDFDDCQRMVKRLLGEESLKQNGLVSSVNSINWGRLLGQVPYYLAATAASGADHPEFVVPTGNFGDAFAGWVGRKIGGNVGRIHAAVNRNDALAQAINTGHYVRHQAVETASVSMDVQAPSNFERLVFEASGRHAEGVKGLFDTFNATGKVFLSPDLQGALNAQVSASTISEGETKATIAYAYKKWNKVICPHTAVAVAAALKRGMGQSQPQIALATAHPAKFPDFVTSALGFQPEVPEAIRALYGSKETITSIRNDEFAALEVVKAFQR, from the coding sequence ATGAACTATGTAGGCACCCGCGGCTTCCGCGAACCCCGTACCTTTGCTGGCGCCCTGCTCGATGGCCTGGCGCCCGATGGCGGCCTTTATGTGCCCGAAACCTATCCGACCCCTGATTTTGACCTCGCCGCCGCTTCCGCCGGCGATTACGGCGATCTGACCGAAAAACTGCTGACCCTGTTCGGCGTCGATGTGCTGGGGGCTGAGGCCGTGAAAAAAGCGGCCGCCCGCACCAGAGCCGCCTTCCTCAATGAGGCCGGTCAGGTGCCGCTGGTTCAGGTCGAGGACAATCTGTGGATTCTGGAACTGTTCCACGGCCCGACGCTCGCCTTCAAGGACATGGCGATGCAGATGATCGCGCCGCTGACCGACGCCGCCCTGGCGCAGAATGGCGAGACCCTGACCCTCGTCACAGCCACATCGGGTGATACGGGTGCTGCCGCCGTGCGCGCCTTCGCCGGTTCCGAACACGTCCGCCTCGTCGTCTTCCATCCGCTCGGCCGCGTGTCGCCCGTGCAGCGCCTGCAAATGACCACGGTCGAGGCCGACAATGTGCTCAATATCGGCGTCGAAGGCGATTTCGACGACTGTCAGCGCATGGTCAAGCGCCTGCTCGGGGAAGAAAGCCTGAAGCAGAACGGCCTCGTCTCCTCCGTCAATTCGATCAACTGGGGGCGTCTGCTCGGTCAGGTGCCGTATTATCTCGCCGCCACGGCCGCGTCCGGCGCCGATCATCCCGAATTCGTGGTGCCGACCGGCAATTTCGGCGACGCCTTCGCCGGCTGGGTGGGGCGCAAGATCGGCGGCAATGTCGGCCGTATCCACGCCGCGGTTAACCGCAACGACGCCCTCGCCCAGGCGATCAATACCGGCCACTATGTTCGCCATCAGGCGGTTGAAACCGCATCTGTCTCGATGGACGTGCAGGCGCCGTCCAATTTCGAGCGTCTGGTGTTCGAGGCGTCCGGCCGCCATGCCGAAGGCGTCAAGGGCCTGTTTGATACTTTCAACGCCACCGGCAAGGTCTTCCTCTCCCCCGACCTGCAAGGCGCGCTGAACGCTCAGGTGAGCGCCAGCACGATTTCCGAAGGCGAGACAAAGGCGACCATCGCTTACGCCTACAAAAAATGGAACAAGGTGATCTGCCCGCATACCGCCGTAGCCGTGGCCGCAGCGCTCAAGCGCGGCATGGGACAATCGCAGCCGCAGATCGCCCTGGCCACCGCCCATCCGGCCAAGTTCCCCGATTTCGTCACCTCGGCGCTTGGCTTCCAGCCGGAGGTGCCCGAAGCGATCCGTGCGCTTTACGGCAGCAAGGAAACCATCACCTCGATCCGCAACGATGAGTTCGCGGCGCTTGAGGTGGTCAAGGCGTTTCAGAGGTAA